A region of Lepus europaeus isolate LE1 chromosome 2, mLepTim1.pri, whole genome shotgun sequence DNA encodes the following proteins:
- the LOC133747102 gene encoding LOW QUALITY PROTEIN: peptidyl-prolyl cis-trans isomerase E-like (The sequence of the model RefSeq protein was modified relative to this genomic sequence to represent the inferred CDS: inserted 1 base in 1 codon), translating into MAATKRVLYVGGLAEEVHDKVLHAAFIPFGDITDIQIPLDYETEKHRGFAFVEFELAGDAAAAIDNMNESELFGRTIRVNLAKPMRIKEGSSRPVWSDDDWLKKFSGKTLEENKEEEGSEPPKVERQEGEPTAKKARSNPQVYMDIKIGNKPAGRIQMLLHSDIVPMTAENFRCLCTHEKGFGFKGSSFHRIIPQFMCQGGDFTNHNGTGGKSIYGKKFDDENFILKHTGPGLLSMANSGPNTXGSQFFLTCDKTDWLDGKHVVFGEVTDGLDVLRQIEAQGSKDRKPKQKVIIADCGEFA; encoded by the exons ATGGCTGCTACCAAGCGTGTCCTGTACGTGGGTGGGCTGGCAGAGGAGGTGCACGACAAAGTCCTTCATGCTGCTTTTATTCCTTTTGGAGACATCACAGATATTCAGATTCCTCTGGACTATGAAACAGAAAAGCACCGAGGATTCGCTTTTGTTGAATTTGAGTTGGCAGGAGATGCTGCAGCAGCTATCGACAACATGAATGAGTCTGAGCTCTTTGGAAGGACAATTCGGGTCAATTTGGCCAAACCAATGAGAATTAAGGAAGGCTCTTCCAGACCAGTTTGGTCAGATGACGACTGGTTGAAGAAGTTTTCGGGGAAGACTCTTGAAGAGaataaagaggaagaagggtcAGAGCCTCCCAAAGTAGAACGCCAGGAGGGAGAGCCCACTGCAAAAAAGGCCCGGTCAAACCCTCAGGTGTACATGGACATCAAGATTGGAAATAAACCAGCTGGCCGCATCCAGATGCTCCTGCATTCAGATATTGTACCCATGACAGCAGAGAATTTCCGTTGCCTGTGCACCCATGAGAAGGGCTTTGGCTTCAAGGGAAGCAGCTTCCACCGCATCATTCCCCAGTTCATGTGCCAAGGCGGCGATTTCACAAACCACAATGGCACTGGGGGCAAGTCCATCTATGGGAAGAAGTTTGATGATGAAAACTTCATCCTCAAACATACAGGACCAGGCCTGCTCTCCATGGCCAACTCTGGCCCAAACA AAGGCTCCCAGTTCTTCCTGACATGTGACAAGACAGACTGGTTGGATGGCAAGCATGTGGTGTTTGGGGAGGTGACCGACGGTCTGGATGTCTTGCGACAGATTGAGGCCCAGGGCAGCAAGGACAGGAAGCCCAAGCAGAAGGTGATCATCGCAGATTGTGGCGAGTTCGCCTGA
- the RIPPLY3 gene encoding protein ripply3 isoform X2: protein MRPETAAGAPEARGRDCHCPGDGSQPHAVETLDADTQRCPADPNWEPGKGSIYPFPSARSTCRVPGKRCWPASRCKPPSTSTTTSQAALILKATAQRKRRGPWVAGTRRRNVAQGHRAEPGWYTELQEGVAPSARGSSPTATLPGAARALHPNEWGLSPSANLLSLCLLLLLGTRTL, encoded by the exons ATGAGACCCGAGACGGCGGCTGGAGCCCCGGAGGCGCGGGGGCGCGACTGTCACTGCCCCGGGGACGGTTCCCAG CCGCACGCCGTGGAGACCTTGGACGCTGACACCCAGAGGTGCCCAGCTGACCCCAACTGGGAGCCCGGGAAGG GCTCTATCTACCCATTTCCAAGCGCCAGGAGTACCTGCAGAGTTCCGGGGAAAAGGTGCTGGCCAGCTTCCCGGTGCAAGCCACCATCCACTTCTACAACGACGAGTCAGGCGGCTCTGATTCTGAAAGCGACGGCCCAGAGGAAGAGACGCGGGCCCTGGGTGGCTGGGACCAGGAGGCGGAACGTGGCCCAGGGGCACAGGGCAGAGCCCGGCTGGTACACGGAGCTGCAGGAAGGGGTGGCCCCCTCAGCAAGGGGCAGCTCCCCCACAGCGACTCTCCCAGGGGCGGCCAGGGCTCTTCATCCAAATGAGTGGGGCCTCTCTCCCAGTGCCaacctcctctccctctgcctcctcctgctcctggggACAAGGACACTGTGA
- the RIPPLY3 gene encoding protein ripply3 isoform X1 — MRPETAAGAPEARGRDCHCPGDGSQVRPPPHGPESRTPWRPWTLTPRGAQLTPTGSPGRLEPGGDQQALGSKGAFGFQHPVRLYLPISKRQEYLQSSGEKVLASFPVQATIHFYNDESGGSDSESDGPEEETRALGGWDQEAERGPGAQGRARLVHGAAGRGGPLSKGQLPHSDSPRGGQGSSSK, encoded by the exons ATGAGACCCGAGACGGCGGCTGGAGCCCCGGAGGCGCGGGGGCGCGACTGTCACTGCCCCGGGGACGGTTCCCAGGTGCGGCCGCCACCGCACGGGCCCGAGAG CCGCACGCCGTGGAGACCTTGGACGCTGACACCCAGAGGTGCCCAGCTGACCCCAACTGGGAGCCCGGGAAGG CTGGAGCCTGGGGGTGACCAACAAGCTCTGGGATCCAAGGGAGCCTTCGGGTTTCAGCATCCGGTCAG GCTCTATCTACCCATTTCCAAGCGCCAGGAGTACCTGCAGAGTTCCGGGGAAAAGGTGCTGGCCAGCTTCCCGGTGCAAGCCACCATCCACTTCTACAACGACGAGTCAGGCGGCTCTGATTCTGAAAGCGACGGCCCAGAGGAAGAGACGCGGGCCCTGGGTGGCTGGGACCAGGAGGCGGAACGTGGCCCAGGGGCACAGGGCAGAGCCCGGCTGGTACACGGAGCTGCAGGAAGGGGTGGCCCCCTCAGCAAGGGGCAGCTCCCCCACAGCGACTCTCCCAGGGGCGGCCAGGGCTCTTCATCCAAATGA